A stretch of DNA from Cannabis sativa cultivar Pink pepper isolate KNU-18-1 chromosome X, ASM2916894v1, whole genome shotgun sequence:
AGATCGTGGTCTCAAGAATACAAACTGAAGTGTGTTTATGAAAGTTGTAATTAGTTTCTACGAGCATCAAAAAATAGACCAGAAAATACATTCATAATCAGGAGGTTCTCAAACATGCACAGTTGCCCAATAAATGTTAGATATGAAGACCAAAGGCAAGcaacaataaaatttatagGATAATGCATCAAACCCAAGTTTTTGAACATAAAGACAAAAGCAACACCACTAAATATCAAAGGAGAATTAAAATACATGTACGGAATAAACTACATGAAAGCTTAGAAAAGTAAGGAGCGTGTTGTAAATGACTTAAGAGGAAATGCTAAGTTGATACCAAGTTTCTTGCACATGGTGCCAAAAAACAACCCTAGATCATTAGTGGATTTGAAAACAAGAGAAGACAAcagttttttgtttatttttatggcTTTGAATGCTtcaaaaaaaatggtgaaaaacaCGCATGTCGATAATAGTGGTCAACGGTACATTCTTGAAAGCAGGTTAGGGAGGAACATTAATGTCTGCATGCACAAAAGATGTAATAGGTCACATATTTCTGCTTGCGCGCATTCTGTGTCATTGATTCCGAAAATGACAAATCTTGAAAatagtttttcaaaaattaaaaaaaaaaaacatatggcGTCAAAGAAAAATAGTGTCTAATTTCAGACAGAAATGAGAGCCTCATCAAAGCAGCAATATAAATATACCCTGAAATTACACACGCATACTGTGGCTATCACCTGCTGAACAAACTTAAAACAACCTTCGAAACACATGTTGCTAAGTTCAATATGTCATTCTTTGGAGCGGCGAAAGCATACAAAGAAAGACAATTTGAGTACCACATGGCAGAACTAAATGGCTTGGACAAATGCATATAAGACCGTACTTAAAAAAAGTCAGTTATATGAGAAATGGTTAAGAATTCACAACGAAAACAAGAGGTATTCCACCATGACCTCAAACATAACAGAATCACTAAACTGTCAAATTTAGCAACAAGGGAGCTTCCAATTACAACACTGCTATAATGCTTGAGAGCATTATAGTGCAACAATGAACACATAATAATAGGACAAAAGTACAAAACACATTTACTACATTGGCACCCCTGCAAAACAGATGTTACTGAAAACTACATATACTCATTGAACTTGGAGGTCAGATCTAGATTTCTACAATCTAAATTCTCAAACATAATCATTCTGGGGCTATTATAGTTTTGTTTGATAAAATTtgatacgcaagtatacgcaatcgaaataagtaatataataataaattagagtATCGTTCCCACGAGGATTGATTATCAAGTaccaataaattaattaattatttatatctaataataaaagtattggagaaaagtaaataaaataaaatattaattaaaatttagaaaaataacaatgataaaaacAAGGATTATTATGATCCCCAACTATCCTTTATTTTACTTCCTAATGTAATTACTTAATTTCTCTTctttctattcaattaataagttCAGCTAAGAAGTTTATAATTTGGTTAAGACTTATAAACTCAATCTATATGAAAACTTCTTATATTtctatggtaagtttaattgcAAAGATAGCATTAAGCATAGCAACTAATAAAATCATACAAACAACTTAGGTACTTTCATCCTAAATCAATTTGCATTCATATCAATCAGAGCATATTCAAATCTCACcttttagaattttgatttgaaTTCATAATAACAATTAAGGGTGATCAGTCAATAattgtaaaattaaaatagattgTATGGAATtgaataaaaagaagaagaagaaaaagaagaaattgTATAATCACATTAATctataaaattaattcaagTGGTTCATATAATAATCCTTAAAAGAATTTAGCTACTAAAAgacattttaaaataaaagaaatttaattaaagacaTAAAGGATAGAGTAAAGAGATAGAACAATGTTGGAGTCATCTATTGGTGCCTTTTACTTATTAATCTCCTTCTATACTCTGAATTCCTCTCAATTTTTGAATAGTGTCAAAGCTTTACCTCAACCCTCTTTAAATAGAGCCAAATATTCAAGTTCTCCCcgcccccccaaaaaaaaaccaAGGCCCCGGTCTTACAAGCGATTTCCTCTTTTCTTAACAGATTTTCACAGTTTCTTGTTTGCAGTTTCCTACTACGATGAATGATAGTATTTTTggtcataactctctcgatataaCTCAAAATCGGATGATTCaatcaaaaattaaacaataatcaTTTGTTCAACTAAAACAACACAGtatcatcttattttaaggCATCAAATTCATATTTTGAAAGGCACTCTTACAGCCATGAATTCTCATGCCTCTCTTGTGCTCTCCCTATTCCTTCAATCTACACATAAAAGAAAAATGTGTGCAAAGGTTTGTTGAACACTACTCTATTATTTTTTCAACACCTTTTGCCATATTATTTGTCACCACCATAAATAAAGCCATAAACTCCTTTTATTAGAGATTATATGGGCTAATTGGACCTAGATGTTTAATTGGAGAGAATTAATAATTGTCTTGGTTTAATGGTGACCAAAAATGTTTTAGAGCATGTTCATAAGCTCCGAACATGTTAGTAGTACATTATGTTCATCTCATTATGACACAATGATAATATCATGTATTACCGATTATATAATCATCATTATATATTAATACTAATACATGACAAcacttaattatattagtctagggtaaaatattttaacattatattatatgaaGTAAGTTCTGGataacaacaaaataattcaaattgaCAGACATAAAAAATAGTTGAAAAGACTTGAGAGAgtaaaaattaaatagaaaaagtgGGGAAAATACAAATGAACTTATTTATATCACTGTTGAATTATTGCTCTTTTCATATCAGATTTAACTACATGTTTCCGAGAATATATTGTAGTACAATCGGACATGTGAAGTTTGCCACTTTTTCAACTCATAAGACTGAGCTCATAGCCTTATACTTAATTAATCTTAGCTAGTCTTGAGCAAACTTTTTCttggttaattaattaattaattacatgttacatgaaaaaaaaaattaaatccaaGAAAATCAACAAATCAATCTATCTGTCTGTCCATAAATATATCTTTATGTATGTGTTTTGTGAAACAAGTTACTCAAACAATTAACTTAATTACTCGTTGACTGGAtcaaatatagatatatattaatttataattatatatattatatgggaTCTTTTTCTCTCATGTAGATATTGTTGACTTAAATTTTCATGAAAAGATATGGAAATGCAAATATAAAGAagttaatttcaaataattagCTCCATCTATATATTTAATACCAACTTGCATATAATAACAAATTATAGGATCAGTTGAGTCAAGTGTTAATATTGGTTACCGTGAATGCATGTATATACTCATTTTAAGTTAAAGTGCTGCCAAGATTTTCAGATGTTAAATAATATTGGAAAGCCCCTAAAAATAGGGTGTATGGAtgcaattttctctattttgtgGTCAGCAAATTTTTTtagttcaatttattttaatggtCATCAAGTACGTTGTACTGcaatttttagaattaaaaaaaaaataacaatacttttttattttatacgtatatgaaataaaatatttagatattatttttatattataaattatttttaatattttaatattttacacaatattataaataactacaaaaaatagactaatatttttttctagatACCAAATAGTAAAAATACTACAAAAAGTAGTTACTTTTTagtgctaatttttttaatcataacataattttttgtgattaaatgtgacttttaatcataacaaaatgttacttgtgattAAAATATAGTCTTTAATTACAAgctgtcactaatttagttttagctAGTTACAAcaattattgtgactaaaaatacatttagtcacaacaaattgtaatttttgtaactaataccTTTAATAACGGACTTTTCAATCATAACAtaagaatgataatttataattagttacaatttttttacttttaactacaaattttgttgtgactaaaagtaagattttttgtagtgaaagTGTATCGATACATTTTTTGATGCACCGctctataatataataatagagGAATGCTAATTACAACCTCCTATTACAACCTCTTAGTCAATCTCCACGTCCGAAATCACATGCCGAAAtacttttttttcaatttttttttcttcatagcggtattcgttatagttacagtatcatccctgtaaatttttaaaaaatttcgaatagtttacagtactgAAAACAAAATATCTTGATATTCCAGTTTACCATGCgcgttcaaaaaacttcaaacgtattttcggcactgtaaactattcgaaatttttcaaaaatttataggaATGGTGTTGTAAGCATAACGAACACTcctgtgaaaaaaaaattgaaaaaatatattctgaCATGTGTTTTCAAGCGTGAAGGTTGACTAAGAGGTTGTAACAGGAGGTTGACGGTAACACTCCTCGTAATAATAATTCAACTCCAAATTTTTGGTTGGAGTAGGATTacgtagtattttttttttataattaagagTACTATTGTATATATTAGAGTAAACTCAtaataagaaattaaaaaattaattaaaaatatttttcaaagaatttttttttaaaaaatatgtaatacTAAAATGTGTGAAATGCCGTGATTATTGGATACACAAAAGAAAATAGAGACATGCTTTTTGTTTGATTCATTGAATGAATTAGGATGAGAGGAAACATTTTCTACAAAGGTATAATGCTTTCTCGAAAGATGGTGTAGAAAAGAaaaccattttttttcttttatttatttatttttttaatgaaaaaaccATCTTATTTTGTTATTTCGCTCTTGTCTCTTTTTTAACATACTAGGATAAAGCTACGTGTAAGGCACATatacttagttttattttaagtacTGTATAATTTAATTAGAAATGATACAAgaaataatcatatatatattttaatttattattgtggTCTAAATGAATCTTTTAATATAGAgtgattaatttattataaaacacACATTACTACCCGATCTATAAATGAGCACTACTATTAAATTGGTTTTTCAGTTTATAACtgtcttttatattattttttatcggTTCCTGAAATCGTTGGCTATGTAAGTGCCATAAAAATGCAAAACTTTAAATGACAGTatataaatattgagaaaagtCACTTTAAATAACGGTTTACAACTGTTGGAAAAAGTCACTTTAAGTGTCtgtttataactgttgggaaaGGCTTCCATTGAATAGTAACAAACGGAAAAAGTAACTTTAAATGACGGTTTATAACTGTCAAAAAAAGTCACTCTATTTATATTGcattaataatatatcattcatattCATGACAGAACCTTCTTGCTTCTATTTGAACCAAATTGGTATTCCTCCATTAACAAAACTGACTATAAAATGTTAAACTAAGTTAGCTTATGAGACATCATACCTAaagaataaaaatcataatctatCAATACAACATGTATTGGTATTGGATATATTTTTACTAGTATGTATTAAGCAATTTTTGCCAAGTTCAAGCTTATACATATCATCTTCAACAAAATGTACATgagcaaaagaaaagaaagaaagaaaggaaaaaaatattataagagTAAAATAGTAGTGTTATTTATTTCACTTCCTAAATGAAAAGTGAGATAAGAAAATCTTTACCTCATTTTGTTGTCAGGAGGAGCTTGGCGAGCTTGGCGAGCTTGGCTCCTGAACCACTTCCTCACTTATATCCTTGTCAACTTTATAATTATTCTCTTGTGTTTCACTTGCTGCAGCTGGTCCATTGTTGGGAGATGGTGTGCCTTCAAGTTCATAGTAGTCGTTTTCGACATTAGACATCCTCAGAGAACATAGTATTCATCAGCTGTGCTTAATCCCATCTTTGTAATGATTACTTGAAGCTTAGTTCCCACCATTAATATTATCTGCAATTTGTTAAGTTACCATATTGATCATCATCAATGGATTTATATTACCATAAGTTGGGTTTTAAACAAGGAAGAAATTAATTAGAATATGATTAATCATAGCATCTGTACTAATTGTTTGTGCATTTGTGTCGTACTTACAGTTAAAAGTAGAAATGGCAGCCACAATGAAAAGTATAGTCCTATTAGAAAAGAACAATATTTCTCAATCAAAATGTTTAAATCAATATATGGTCTTAAACAATCGTCAAGGCAATGGTATCGCAAACTTTTAGATGCTCTAATCGAAGATGGTTTTCAACAGTCAAAAGCATATTATACTCTTTTTACAAAAGGATCTCATGATGATTTCATTGCTCTACTTGTTTACGTAGATGATATCATTATCACTGGACCTAGTCTATCGCTCCTACACCAATTACAAGAGTCACTCAATAATAAATTCAGGCTGAAAGCTCTCGGCCCCCTAAAATATTTCCTTGGTTTTGAGATAGCTCGATCAGCTGAAGGACTTTTCTTATCTCAAAGAAAGTAAACTATTCAACTTCTTGAAGATACTAGATACATCAATAACAAACCCACAAAAACACCTATGAATCCAAGATTACGACTTGATGATGAACAAGGCGAACCACTTGATGATCCTTCTCCATATCGTCAATTAAATGGAAGATTACTCTACTTAACATTATCAAGACCCGACATCACCTATGCGGTCAATAACCTAAGTCAATTCATGGCTAAGCCTCGCACCCCTCACCTACAAGCTGTCCACCACTTAATAAGATACCTTAAAGGCAGTCCGGGACAAGGCCTCCTCTACACAACTACCTCCGCATTGAATCTTCGAGCCTTTTCAGACTCTGATTGGGCCTCTTGCCCCACTACAAGAAGATCAACCACGAATTTTTGTGTCTTTTTAGGAGACTGTCTCATATCATGGCGCACCAAAAAGCAACCTACAATATCAAAAAGTTCTGCTGAAGCAGAATACCGCGCCCTTCCTGCCACGGGAAGCGAACTTACTTGGCTCTAATATCTTCTTTAAGACCTCCAAATTCCTCAACATGGTCTAGCATTTATATATTGTGACAATCGCTCTGCTATTCACATCGCCAACAACCCCACATTCCATGAACGCACCAAACACATAGAACTTGAATGCCACTTCATTCGTGACAAAATCAAGTGTTCTACTATTCGGCTCATACCTGTAAACAACACCCTTCAACTTGCTGATGCCTTCACAAAACCGCTGCCTTCTACCACACTCTCTTCTCACATTGCCAAGATGTCCGTTCATGACATATACcgtccatcttgaggggggggGGGATATCAAAATATTAAGTCAGCTATATTTTCGGTTCATTCAGTTGGGATCTTATGTTAGTTAGGATCTTTGTGTTTGTTACAATCTTTGTGACATAGTCGGTTATTAGTTAGTGCAGCTGGTTTATAGTTGTTCTGTTTTAGAGTCATTGCATTGTATATAAGGATTGTTTCTCTGTACTTTTATTCAATCAATTAATACAGCTTTACAACTTGATTCAATCTCCCTGTTCGCATTAAATGTATATtataaaagataaaattttgcatacatcttgaagattattattattattttataacatatcattattattattattattattattaaaggaTAAAGCTAACTGGGTCAGTCAATGATCTCACAGAGAAATTTTGCCATCTCGTGCTGTAATTCTCTTCTTTAAAGTTTTCCAAATTTTATGAAGATAGCAATTAACCGTGTTTATCTTAAACGTTATACTATCTTAATTTtagaaatacaaaatatatatataggaaaatttgaaaaattatactttaaaaactctaatatttttttcataaaccaatacatttcaaaataaaacatatatgacacttttataaaaaaacccaaaaataacCCTCAACCCAACCGAACCCTCAACCCCCTCACCCCCACTCCGACCACGAGACGACCCAGCCCCCTCACTCCCACTCCGACCACGAGACGACCCCCTCCTCCGACCGTGACGACTCCGACCGAGACCCACAACCCCGATCCGACCGAGGCGACTCCCACCGCCCCGACCCACATAACCTTCAATCTCAAACTTCAACCCACAACACCATCGGACCCAACCCACAcaacccatcggacccccacccatcggaccatcggacccccacATAACCCATCGGACCTAACCCACataccccatcggaccccaacccCACGAGaatgaccatcggaccccaacccACAACCCCATCAGACCCGACCCACATACCCCGTCGGACTCAACCCACaacccatcggacccaacccACATCCCCGTCGGACCATTGGACGACATCAGACCAATAGGAGGTCTGATGTCTTCAACCTCAGATCTGTAAAAACCCAAAATCGACCGAGGAAAAACTAATCTTCGACATATTCGCGACTGCTGGTGGTGGTTGTGCGTGATCGGATGGTGGTCGTGCGTGGTCGGGGGCTGCTGTCGGTGGTGGTGGGTGGTCCTCGGTGGCCGGGCGTGGTGGTCGGGCGTTGAAGCCGTGGTCagcgagagggagagagagggtCGTGCGTGGTCagcgagagggagagagagaatgaCGAAAGAATGTTGGGATTTGTTTTTCAAATAGGAGGAGTATTATGGGAAAAAATTAAATCTAGTCATATATGAGCAATTTTAATAGATATAGatttaaggaaataattttaaagtattttatggatagtttttcaaatttccctatatatcactcatacatatttatataaatataaatacacattgttatatattgtgtaagggaaatttgattttctatacttagaaaatcttaaaattttttccctaaaccaaaaatttaaaacctaaaaaaactataccttttttttcaaaaccccaaaaatacccccctcacaatattctctctctctgcatcatctctctctctctctctctctctctatctcaccccaaccgccctcacccgaaccaccctcacccacgaaaACCCTCACCCACGATCAGCCCccacccgaaccaccctcacccacggtCGTCGACCACCCTCACCAACgatcaaccccaacccgaaccaccctcacccacgaaaaccccaacccgaaccaccctcacccacgaatcccaaccccaacccgaacgaCGGTCGAAGCCCAGTTCACCGCCGGTCCCACGAATCCCAGGCCCCCCATCACCGGCGGTCGAAGCCCACGAATCCCAGGCCCCCTCTTCACCGCCGGTCCATCAAAtcgaaagcaaaaaaaaaaaaaagccctgtgtccgatggtcggaccatggggtccgaccaatcggacccatcggacccatggtccgaccctCGGACCCCCTCTCTAGAAGTCTCTCTCAAATcgaatgaagaagaaaaaaaaaaaccaggtccgatggtcggaccatggggtccgatgggtccgattggtcggaccccatcggaccccatggtccgaccatcggacctggggtgtgggatgccgagatagagagagaaagagagatgctgtgagagtttgagggtatttttggggttttgaaaaaaaaggtatagtttttttaaggtttaaattattggtttaggaaaaaatttttaagattttctaagtatagaaaatcaaatttcccttgtgTAACAATGAATAACTTCATAATATTATAcaaactttaaatattaaaaaactcAAACACACATTGTTATCCTTTTAAATTAATGCGCTTTTAacgagaaaattaaaaatatatgcaTGTGTATTCAATTTTCATCgctaagaaaatattttattttacaatattaaattatttaaataaattcaattaaatatatcgTATGATTAATGATTTAAATAAATCTGCGGTCAAATTATGAAGAGCAGAGAGTACATTTTTTAGTATGATTTGGAAAGTAATAGCATACAGTAGTACTTTGAAATGGTTATACCGAACATGCAATGCAACTACAGATTTTGTGGGTTTGATACAACACATATTTATGCAAGTTGTATTCTTGTTCGcgctttattaatttttcatgtCACGAATCGTATTTGTGTCGGCTatataaactaaatttaaaaatttaacacgATGATACTAAAGCATATAAAAATAGCAATTTAGCTTATAATGCGTAAATACCATGCAAGATTTTTCAGGTTAGTATGacacaaatatttatataagttGTGTTCATGTtcgtattttataaatttttgtatCCCAAgacaaatttttaataaatttaagatCCCATGTAGGACATGCTACCACAAATTACCAACCCTTCACTATTATATATGAAGATTTTTATAACAAGGGTGTAACTGTAATTTTGGTGATGTGAGTTATAGCAGGAATAAGAAGAAATaatttatgtgaaattttatttacaccctaaaaatttataagtacactctattttttattttatataaaatttatatctttaattgtactaagtatttttaacttttttctttcaatttatattcttaaaaaatatacctatcaaacaaaattaaattatattctaaaaattatgacaaaaatattaaaataaaaaattatatgaaattttcttagaaaaaaataaataaatatttacatgagttagaaaaaattatgaaaataaaatcaaaataagtattaaaattaacataaaataacgtgaggaaaaaattttaaaaaaatattaagagtaatttttttaaaaattatttaagtttatattttttttaataataagtgtatttataattttattggatGCAAATATAACTCCCAATAATTAATTGAAGCAGGAATTAAAAAAAGGAGATTTGAGAGATAGCCCTGGCCGTCCATGCAATGAAAAGTGAGATCCAACGGTGAAGAAGAAGTGTAGCCAGGAAATGGAGGGTATCGGGATCCACATATCGACTTTAAGGCCATGTTTGGGGTGTGGACCACTTACCCTAATCTTCTCTcaaaaaaagtttaaattataCCTAAGAGAGAGATCAGAGGATGCAATCCGATTCCGATGCATATTGCATTGTTACTGTATCGGATTTGTTAATATACATTATTTGGTTGAACAGAATTTATGATCATACCGATTGACAAAATTCAAGTTCTATATAATTACatcaattataataattatattcacaattgataaaattatatatgtgaaaatttataaaattacttAAATAATGGCAGTTTGTTTGTGCGAACTACATCAAAGTCCATACTTAATTAACATAtgtatattatacatataaaatatttgttttaaaaaaagggTCAACTACAAGAGGGATATATATTTTGTAGATGATTCATTGTGAATTACGAAGTGGATTTAAAATCTGAAGCATCGAATTTGGTGGGGGCACAACTTAAATCTTCATCTGTAATGGAACTATCAGGCCCAATCCTCTTCCACCATTTTTATACTTCCGCTCGCCACGtccctattattattattattattattattattattattattattattattattatacgtaTGCCAAATAttgatatgtatattatattattatgaggtttttttataaatagattttcaatatttttttctttttcaaattctattttattttttgtgaaattaaataatttgatcaatttttttaaaaaaattgttttaataaattatttatttcttaaaactaaccttattaaaaaatatagtcatttaattattattttattattaactaattaaatttatttctaaaacatttttttaatactaaaatttaacatttgaTCTAATAATATATCGCCACATGTCTCTTAAGTGACATTTAACAGAGAAAAAGACACAATACTGTTGCAACACAACAATaagttaaaatatttttgttactACTATTTTTGATTAATGTCATATgtttaacaattaaaaaaaaaatcaccgtAAATATCCCtccaattaatatataaaaatgtgcATGCTTGATAAAATGAATTTATAGCCctatcaaaaaatatatttatattttatatataataaaatagatgaTTGAGATTTGTACCTCTAGCCACaatcaactattaaaatatttgataatcaattaagaaataaaattagataaaaaaaatagtcaCTATTACTattgaaatattttattaattaattaaaaattaatatttaatatagaaTTCTAATGGATTTATTTATCACCCAATTATTTTAACGGAACAAAGAAAGGTGTAAAAACGTGCCTTTTATACATcaaacattttatttttcttttaacaatTGTATCCAATTACTTTAATTTTGGTTTAATGCTTAATACCCATAGATAGAGTTAGCTACTCGATCTATTCTCACTTTATAAAATCGAATCTAATGTATAGTTAAACAATTTTAGCTTTAAATTAAATGCcttggaaatttttttaaaagaaaaagagttgagccgtaaataatttattaattgaaagccAAAGCAAGAATATAAtatgattaattattgtttgGTCCGTGGGAGAACATTCCGTGTAAGTTTTTGTGTGTTGGTTGGGAAATGGAATCATATTTTAACAGTTTTAACGGCCAAAACTGTTGAGTTAACCGGAGACAATTCAGCGGAAGATAAGGGCAAATCAGACAAAATCATCAAAATAAGAGAAATAATATCCTAAATCAATcaaccaaaacaaataaaataaaaataacagacaaaatttatataataaaaataaaccgATCCTTGGCATTAGTTCTCTCACAGGGTATC
This window harbors:
- the LOC133032416 gene encoding uncharacterized mitochondrial protein AtMg00240-like, yielding MNPRLRLDDEQGEPLDDPSPYRQLNGRLLYLTLSRPDITYAVNNLSQFMAKPRTPHLQAVHHLIRYLKGSPGQGLLYTTTSALNLRAFSDSDWASCPTTRRSTTNFCVFLGDCLISWRTKKQPTISKSSAEAEYRALPATGSELTWL